TTTGTTTGTGCATGCCCGTTAAAAATATTATCTTCGTAAAACAAAACAAACACATTATGAAACACAAACTAATTTTAATTCTGTTGATTGGTATTTTTACAATTGGCGGAAGTTATGCACAGAATAAAAAAAGAATAAAAAAAACAATTTTAAAAGGGCTCGTTTTAGATACTGAAAATAAACCTATAAAAGAGGTGTCTGTTTTTGTTGATGGAAAAAACTGCAAAATTTTAAGTGATGATGAAGGGCGTTTTGAACTTAAAATCAAGTCAAACGCTAAAACCATAACTCTTTTTACACCTATACAAGGAGCAACGGAAATTGCCTATGAAGGAGAGGAAGAAATGGTTTTTGTATTAAAGACAGTAAAAGACATTATTCAAAATGCAGTTGAGGAGGCAAAAGGCAAAGAAAATGACGTGACAAGAGCTGCTTATATTAAAGCACATAACCGGAATATTAATAATAGTAAGCGTAAAGCCAATAAAGATACCGCTAAAGATGTATATCACTATCGTAATATTTACGAGATGATTCAAGGCGAGGTTGCCGGTGTTACAGTTAGTGGCAGTACCGTCACTATTAGAGGTGTAAAATCTCTTACATTGAGTAATTCTCCAATTTTTGTTGTAAACGGAATGATAGTTAATAGTGTCGACGATATTTCTCCATCGCAAGTAAAATCCATATCAGTTTTAAAAGGAGGAGCATCTACCGCTATTTACGGTTCGCGTGGTGCTAATGGTGTTATTGTTATAACTCTTAAAACTGCCGTTGACGATTAATAAAATAAAAACACTTATTATGAAATACAAACTAATAATTTTATTATTTATTAGTGCCTTTATCGTTGAAGGTGTAAATGCTCAAAGTAAAAAGAAAAGTAAGAAAATAGTATTGAAAGCTTTAGTTGTTGATATGGAGAATAATCCCATACGGAATGCTACTGTTTTTGTTGATGGGAAAAAAACTAATATAAAAAGTGATGATGATGGTAGATTTCAATTAAAAGTAAAACGAGATGTAAAAACCATTACCGTTTTCACTCTTTTTAATGGAGTGGATGAGTTAGAATATAAAGGGCAAGAAAAAGTAAAATTTGTTTTATCCTCAGAAAATTTGGTACAAAAAAATCGTTTAAATACATCTGAAGAAGACGAAAGTGATTTAGTAAATGTTGGCTACGGAAATACTCATAAACGAAATTTAACTAATAGTGTTGGTGAGGTGGACAAAGAACAGTTGAAAAACGCTCATTTTTATTCCAACATTTACGATATGATTAAAGGTGAAGTCTCTGGTGTTGTTGTTAATGGTCAAAGTATAACAATTAGAGGAAAATCCTCTTTAACGCAAAGCAGCGAACCTCTTTATGTTGTTAATGGAAGTCCAGCTTATAGCATTTCTGATATTTCGCCTAACGATGTTAAGTCTATTTCTATACTAAAAGGAGCTTCTGCGGCTATTTACGGTTCGCGTGGAGCTAATGGTGTAATTGTAATTGTCCTTAAAACAGCTAACGATAGGTAACATTTAAATATTGCTAAACAAAAGAGCCGCCTTTCTTTTTTCAGAAGGGCGGCTCTTTTAATTCAAACTATTTTTTACTTCTTAATGATTTGGCGCATATAGACTTTATCCTCAATTTCTACCTTGATAAAATAGATTCCTGTTTTGTAAGTAGAGAAATCAATATTTAATCGTTTTAAGCCAGCCACTTCTTTCATTTCCATCATTTGCCCAACAAGATTATAAACCGAATATCGGAAGTCGCCAATACTCTCCATTGATAAATCCAGCGTTACCGAATTTTGGGTTGGGTTGGGATAAATATTGATGGTATGACTCTTACTTAAGTCAAGAGTTCCAACGTGAACTGTTGCAACAGAATATCTTCCGCCATAGTAACCCATATCGGCACGCCATGAACCTTGTCCTTCATCATAAGATAAAACAGCATCAAGAGAATCTGGATGTCCAGCATCAATTGCGGGAGAATACCCTAATAATGATGTTTCTAATCTGTAAATCATTCCAGTTGAACTTTCCAATAATGGATCTTCATCCAGGCAACCAATTCCAAAATGAGCTTTTTCCGAATCGCCTTCAATTATGGAATATGTTATAACAGGAGTTTTTCCTTCCACGTATAATTCAACTTTACTATTATCAAACATTATACTATTTATAACTTCTAACTCTGTGTTTTCGCCATAAGTGTGAAAAGTTCCGCCACCATTATCAATAGAAACATTATCTGCTGAAGTCATATTCACAACTTTGAGAAGAGAACCGGTAATATCCGCTGTAACTTCTATTGCACCACCCATTCCAGCAGTTTCATTTTTGGCTAACAAGATATTACTAATAGTAAGTGAAGAATTGTCCACAACAACAGCACCACCACCAGTGATTGAGTAATTATTAATAAACTGTAATTTGTGTAAATATGGATTTGAGTTTTTAATATACATAGCTCCACCGGCTGTTGTAATAGCTTCGCCAGTTTGTCCAAGTTCTTTTCCATTTAGTTCAAAGTAGCAATCCTCAATATGTGGGTTAGAATCTTCAATATACATTGCTCCACCATATCTTGCACTATTTGCATAAAATAATGAGTGTTTAACCTCCACATTATCAGAATTATAAATTGCAATTGCTCCGCCACCTTGATAAGTCATATCCATTTTATCTGCATAATCAAATCTACAATTTGCAATAATTGATGTGCCAACTTCAGAATCATTTAAGTTATTGAAAAGTATTCCCTTCCAATTTTCACCTTGGAATTTTATATAGTCTGTGTCAAGCTTAGTTACCCCTTCTCTTTCTGCCCCAATAGCTAACAAAACACCTTCAACTTTTATTTGATAAGGACCAGAAACAAGAACTTGCTTCACAACTTCAGAAATTATTAATGTATCGCCTTCCTGAATTAAAATATCTCCATCAATAGTTATTGTTTCGCAATCCCAAATGCCTGAAACTTCACCCGTAAAATGACAACCAGGAAGTATTGATTTATCCCACCAATTGTCTTCAC
This genomic interval from Bacteroidales bacterium contains the following:
- a CDS encoding TonB-dependent receptor plug domain-containing protein — its product is MKYKLIILLFISAFIVEGVNAQSKKKSKKIVLKALVVDMENNPIRNATVFVDGKKTNIKSDDDGRFQLKVKRDVKTITVFTLFNGVDELEYKGQEKVKFVLSSENLVQKNRLNTSEEDESDLVNVGYGNTHKRNLTNSVGEVDKEQLKNAHFYSNIYDMIKGEVSGVVVNGQSITIRGKSSLTQSSEPLYVVNGSPAYSISDISPNDVKSISILKGASAAIYGSRGANGVIVIVLKTANDR
- a CDS encoding TonB-dependent receptor plug domain-containing protein, with the translated sequence MKHKLILILLIGIFTIGGSYAQNKKRIKKTILKGLVLDTENKPIKEVSVFVDGKNCKILSDDEGRFELKIKSNAKTITLFTPIQGATEIAYEGEEEMVFVLKTVKDIIQNAVEEAKGKENDVTRAAYIKAHNRNINNSKRKANKDTAKDVYHYRNIYEMIQGEVAGVTVSGSTVTIRGVKSLTLSNSPIFVVNGMIVNSVDDISPSQVKSISVLKGGASTAIYGSRGANGVIVITLKTAVDD